In the genome of Phaseolus vulgaris cultivar G19833 unplaced genomic scaffold, P. vulgaris v2.0 scaffold_14, whole genome shotgun sequence, one region contains:
- the LOC137816970 gene encoding uncharacterized protein has translation MDWFVSLPEGHITSFTQLSQLFREQYLANRAPPPVSYDLFDVKQYQGETLKEYISRFGAHVVKVGTKEEPMIVLRPPVKSDKVLGPHKDSWCEFHEAFGHRINNCLALGYQLDEPLKNGFLKDYLVGSTTTTTLAIPEEGQAHEIPTPGEVHTISDGFSGGGPTASQCKKYVRSISSIAEEFPDDPWESDLVFTRANLRDVVPHDNDPVVISIVTAGRKVHKVLVDQGSSADVMFRSTFNKLQLSSDLLRPYTGCLYGFANNPVEVRAYLELRTTFTDGAASRTKSIQYLVVNANSAYNILLGRPALNRLRVVSSTRHMKMKLPDLSGKVIVIKSDQKEAQKCYENSLKTKRGVVMVIERPPVSDSQMKLEPVQEATPTESTPAEATPAGATPIEDARTEGRYGDASPVEEVYGEASPMEED, from the exons atggactggttcgtcagcctcccagagggtcatatcacgtcCTTCACACAGTTGTCGcagttattcagagaacagtatcTAGCCAACAGGGCTCCACCCCCAGTTTcatacgacctgttcgacgtgaagcagtatcaaggtgagactttgaaggaatacataagccgctttggggcacatgtggtgaaggttggcaccaaGGAGGAGCcaatgatcgt gttgaggccaccggtgaagtctgacaaggtgctgggaccccACAAAGATTCGTGGTGCGAGTTTCACGAGGCATTCGGGCACCGTATTAACAACTGCTTAgcgctgggctatcagttggatgagccaTTGAAGAATGGTTTCCTAAAAGATTACCTCGTTGGGTCTACTACGACCACAACCCTGGCGATACCAGAGGAGGGTCAAGCACACGAAATACCGACTCCcggagaagtgcacaccatTTCTGACGGCTTTTCCGgaggaggacccactgcctctcaaTGTAAGAAATATGTGAGGTCAATAAGTTCAATTGCTGAGGAGTTTCCAGATGACccatgggagtcagacctcgtctTCACAAGGGCTAACCTGCGGGATGTCGTCCCACACgataatgaccccgtggtcatttcaatAGTCACAGCGGGAAGAAAAGTACACAAGGTTCTCGTTGACCAGGGCAGTtctgcagacgtcatgtttcggtcgaccttcaacaagctacagttatcATCTGACCTGCTAAGACCCTatactggatgcttgtatgggtttgcaaATAACCCAGTGGAAGTACGTGCCTACCTGGAGCTGAGaacgacgttcactgatggagcgGCGTCGCGCACCAAGAGCATCCAGtacttggtggttaacgccAACTCAGCCTATAACATCTTGTTAGGAAGACCTGCCCTGAATAGATTAAGGGtagtgtcctccacacgccacatgaagatgaagttaccAGACCTTAGTGGCAAAGTGATAGTtatcaagtcagatcagaaAGAGGCCCaaaaatgctatgaaaatagcctgaagacaaagagaggcgtggtcatggtgattGAACGACCACCCGTTTCAGATTCGCAGATGAAGTTAGAACCAGTGCAAGAGGCGACGCCCACAGAGTCCACGCCTGCCGAGGCCACACCTGCaggggcgacgcctatagaagaTGCACGCACAGAAGGAAGATACGGTGACGCCTCGCCAGTGGAAGAAGTATACGGGGAGGCCTCGCCCATGGAAGAAGATTAA